The Astyanax mexicanus isolate ESR-SI-001 chromosome 8, AstMex3_surface, whole genome shotgun sequence sequence gggtccaaaacaaaactcctgcacactcctctccgtgttaacgtgatttactagcagtcgctagtaaatcttagtaaagctacagacagagtgtatcttgactaactccactaacctgtcgacttctcagctctttgtagagatctctgctaaatgaatgagcgaaatatgatcagaattatgttaaataacactgtaacatagaagcagagaactattatttaattaaaatgatttttaagaacagctaaacacagtgctgcaggtcaaacgcggaggcgttcacgtgcgagagagagacacagagaaagagtgagagagtgagagagtgagagatttgcgtgttctgatgtgagctactcacaggtaaaggttctctttgatctcctcgtgctcatattctagtcccacacataagtctgcagctccctcagtgttttctgtcgtattttgcggttagcgcgagcgcttacaactaacaccgcggagcgcgaggtgccgaatccgctactgaatccgactcccgcttcgcggacagaatcggcacaacaccccccgctgtacaactgcgggagtgaaaacagcgctaataaagtagtttagtttcactttcagttttcgttattttatttaaaaataaaaatatcaataaaaaacagatgcctacatctcagactattttcccacacttcactcctcgcgcccgttttggccacaagtcgcggacgagagacatctgttattttagccgtcgccattctacactcgctgctgctctgctggcttgcgcgtgaatcgattcatttgttcagaacactaagtttatctgaatcctgccacaccgactgctgcggtgtgaatcagttttcttatgaactgaatcaaatcgcgcctactaatttgactcatttgaagctagtgactgggctatatacagtatcgaaagcatcgaacgttaaagaaccgaatcgtttgtgatgacgtagtatcgaaaaagaatcgaaccttcggtacaccgtgcaactctacagCCTTCTGCAGTTGTAGGAAGGCCAGCTCATAATTTGACATTTTATGCATTCGGAACTGCTCTAAACTGCACTTCTAAAATTCAATGGCACACACAATCATTCTACATTTAAAATCAGGATGAGATTTTCTAAGTTTTTCGGTTAATGAATAATACCTGGAGCTTGTGATCAGTGCCTGCGTGTTTGTAAGCACTGCACTGCTGCCACCCGATTGGCTGATTTGATAATTGACAAAAACATGTAGGTGTATGCTACTGGATGTTATGAGCAGAAAACATATTGGGAATTGTTCATTcttaaaagtttagaagtttgTGACATTCAAAGTATACAAATACATCATACACAAagcatataaaaatacaaaacattagacaaaaaaatctattttaaatcgGTCTGTGAGTTAAAATTCCTGATTGTTATGATAATTTCACAGTTGTGTTTACTGATGTTGTTTGCCTCCACTCTCACTGCAGCTGAAAAGCATAAAGAAGTGGAAAAACAAAAGGAAGATGAGAGAAGTAAAGGTATATAGCATGAGTTGTGCTGTTGAGTGTGATTTAGGCTTGGTTTGTATGGCTGTATGGAGTGCAGATCTGAAAGCTGATCACTGCACATTGTATGTTTAAAAGAATATACTAATCAGCTTTTCCATAACAACTTGTTTAGGGCCTGGCAGGCCATTTTATGCATTTTCatggaaatatttattaaaaatgattttgcACACtgatttgaattattttttacactgcaattagatttgtattattttttcaaaaattaaattattttcatttatgtACCAGGTCCTAGGTAAGGTAATCCCTTTTGTAAAGTGGGAGGCATGTGTCTGCAGGGAAAGAAGTGAATGGCCTATGACACTGAAAATGTTAAGACCCACATCTTTAATTCCTGGTTTAGCGGAGTCACATGAATTAATTTAAAGGACACTGAGGTCACTGTGCGGGTTTTTGAGATGGCTTTGTGTGTGAACACTAACTCTGTTCATGAGCGTGAGCTACATTCTTGCATGGAAGGTGGAAATTTCAAATTCCAAATTGAGCATTTTTCCTTGAATATCTAGAACCCTCTACCAGAGAAATTGGGCAAAAGCTGAAGTCCGCTCTGAAGGAGCAGCTTCGGATGATCCATGAGAAGATTGAGGCTAAAAAGATTGCTAAGCTAGCACTGGCTGAGGTCCGCACCATTCTGGCTcgagaggaagaggagaagcaACTCATCCTCGCTGCTAAGAAAGCCAAAGAGGAGCTTGAGGCACAAGAGCTCAAAGAAAGATTAGCCAAGGAAAAGGCGGCAAGAGAGAAAGCAGAGCTAGAACGACTAGCCAAGGAAAAGGCAGAAAAAGAAAAGGCTGAAAAGGAAAGGATAGCAAAAGaaaaggcagagaaagagagagaagaaaaagaaaggctAGCTAAAGAAcaagcagaaaaagagagactagCTAAAGAAAAGGCAGAGAAAGAAAGGCTAGCTAAAGAACAAGCAGAAAAAGAAAGGCTAGCTAAGGAaaaggcagaaaaagagagagcagagaaagagaggctAGCTAAAGagaaagcagaaaaagaaaagttagcTAAAGAACAAGCAGAAAAAGAAAGGCTAGCTAAGGAAAAGGCAGAAAAGGAAAGGCTAGCTAAAGAAcaagcagaaaaagagagactagCTAAGGAAAAGGCAGAAAAGGAGAGGCTAGCTAAAGAACAAGCTGAAAAGGAGAGGCTAGCTAAGGAAAAGGCAGAAAAGGAGAGAGCAGAAAAAGAACGGCTGGCAAAAGAaaaggcagagaaagaaagactaGCCAAAGAAcaagcagaaaaagagagactagCTAaggaaaaagcagaaaaagaaaggCTAGCCAAAGAACAAGCAGAAAAAGAGAGGCTAGCTAAAGAAAAGGCAGAAAAAGAGAGGGCAGAGAAAGAAAGGCTGGCAAAAGaaaaggcagagaaagagaggctTGCCAAAGAGCAAGCAGAAAAAGAGAGGCTAGCTAAAGAAAAGGCAGTAAAAGAGAGAGCTGAGAAAGAAAGGCTAGCTAAAGAACAAGCTGAAAAAGAGAGACTAGCTAAGGAAAAGGCTGAAAAAGAAAGGCTAGCTAAGGAACAAGCAGAAAAGGAGAGGTTAGCTAAAGAaaaggcagagaaagaaagactaGCTAAAGAaaaggcagagaaagaaagactaGCTAAAGAAAAGGCAGAAAAGGAGAGGCTAGCTAAAGAaaaggcagagaaagaaagactaGCTAAAGAaaaggcagagaaagaaagactaGCTAAAGAAAAGGCAGAAAAGGAGAGGCTAGCTAAGGAAAAAGCAGAAAAGGAAAGATTAGCCAAAGAaaaggcagaaaaagagagagcagagaaagaaAGGTTAGCTAAAGAAcaagcagaaaaagagagactagctaaagaaaaagctgaaaaagaAAGGCTAGCTAAAGAAAAGGCTGAAAAAGAAAGGCTAGCTAAAGAAAAGGCAGAAAAAGAAAGGCTAGCTAAAGAAAAGGCAGAAAAAGAAAGGCTAGCTAAAGAACAAGCAGAGAGGGAAAGACTAGCCAAAGAAAAggctgaaaaagagagagcagaaaaGGAAAGGCTAGCCAAAGAAAAAGCTGAGAAAGAAAAGGCTGAAAAAGAAAGACTTGAGAAGGAGAGACTGGCTAAAGAAAAGGCTGAAAAGGAGaaggcagaaaaagaaaaacttgaaaaggaaagaaaggaaaaggagaaagcagaaaaagaaaagctcatcaaagaaaaagaagagaaggagaaggCTGAACGATTGAAGGAGAAGAAAGATGAAAGGAATGGCAAAGAGGAGAAAGTGTCTACAAGAGGTCTGCTGAAATCTTCAATCAGGAAGAACAAAGAATGATGAGACATGGGAAGATAAACCCGGCATAAAATAAAGCTTGTCAGGATTGGAAGAATCtgtggaaataaatcaagttGGTTTTAAACAGGGTTGGATTTAACCTACTCGGACATGGGAAATGTAAGATTTAGTAAATTCTCTCACATGAATCTAAAGATATAACTAAATCTTAAGTAAATGTTAGACTGAACATACTGTACACGCAGACGTAATGCAGTAAAGTACAGTGTAGATCACGTGTGTGTTCAGGTTCTTTGGTGTAGGCTTGAGCTGGTGTCAGCGTTCTCATAGCCTATAATGGTTGGAGTACAGTAATAAAAGGGAGTGGTGCTTTTGAGGTGGTGAACTTTTGATAATATTATGAACATCTAAAAATTTATATAAGAAACATTTGACATTCTTGATTACTGttgtttgttgttattattagccTTTGTGAAATTGTCAGCATGTCAAGCAGCAATGATTTCTTTTTTATGGGATGTTAGAATCTCCCTTTTCTCCTTTTGTTATATTACAGACTGTAAGACATAGTAAGcctaaacttaaatatgttttataaacttATATACACTGAATCAAGTATTCAGCCTTTTTGCTCAGAATTAAAAGACTAATCATGGTGGTTAGTTATAAGCATGATTTGGCAAACTTGGATTTGGGAATTTTTATCCCTTTTCCCTTTGGAACGAACTTGTGGTTGTAGGGTCATTTCCAGATTCCAGTCAGTCAAGTTTATCTACTCAATGTGGCTGTTTGCTAAAATGCTTGGGTAGATTTGATGATAGAagttatattattactatattgaAATATTATGTCAgataagagaaaataaataatttaattttataataattataatattataatataaatattataaaagacgaaaaaatctaaactaaaaaaatctaaatattttatgaaagttatgaattTAAAGAAAAGgcaggtaaatactttttatgtttttgttttaatgtaaatgtactttttaaaaatattgaaacTGTTAGTGGAGTTGATTTGATTTTCTGTATTGCTGAGTCACTTTGTTAACCTGCTATTAACTTTTATTTCTGCTATTTTCAACAGCAGTAATGTtcccaggtcaaattgaccctgtGTTTAAGCATGTTTTGGGTACCAATGTAAAGGTTGATACTAAACTTTTTTGTccataaacattgtttttttgcttagttataaaaatataattagtaCTTTACATAATCCCCTTACAGATTATAtttctaaatgaataaacaaatatttacTCTTTAAAGCTTTCATTACTACTTCTTAAATTGACTAGAACAGTCAgttcataatacataataaataaatataaaataggttTCATATTAAacatatgaaataataaatataataaataaattacaataaataaaaatatgtttgacattaatattacttttataaaaACATAAGGTTTAGATTAGATTACAGTAGAAATGTTTAATTTACATAAGTTTATTATACCAGTTAAGCCTGGCTATAAGTGAAAGGTTTCATGCTCCAAAAATGTTTGAAGAGTTTGAAAATATTGATGGcctgctcttttttttattatcagcagccaaaataatgttatttatatgctttgtttttttttgttcaaagtgAGAAAATGCCATCTTAAGAGTTCCTTCTTGTATTTCATGGTGCTGGTCTTGGTTTTCCTTAATTAATATTTGTGTTGTTACGATATTCAAGACAGTAAGtcactttttgtttattattttattatttgtattattgtagTACATGTGGTTTACAGATATACTTTAATCTGTATGTTACCTGAATGCTGTAACAATGGATAAACTGTATTTTGAGTGAAAAAGTCCAGGGGGGGTGAACTGTGATATCTGGGGGACTGGTGTCCAACACAGTTTGGTGATGGCCTCCTGTCCACACCTTCTAAACACTTTCTAATGACcccaggtttaccctattcatttgattagtgccaccacatggagtaatgaagcagtaactggGGTGCTAGTcttagtagggctgcaacgattagtcgatataatcgaaaatgtttaaaattcttgactaatcattcatttgtaacagtaccacattacacaagcTCCTGGGGACAGAAGCAcgatgggagatgggtaaatggcttactcacacaggttacactcaacttagtcttcAAAAGTGACGAAACACAACagaattacatatttaatcactaaatattagtactttccatgtttaaacaacatatagacatttaaatggcttttaaatctcatgttcagctgtttctatcatttttagagatggaggagatggcagaaataatcgttgactcatcaaaaaaataatcaatagatTAGTTGActaattagttgattagttgcagccctaagtcttagggagtttagagtgcctatgtttcaataatgATATTAATAGTTGACTCCACACATTGATAccatacagtattattatatatgatatatgatcatatcaatattttatcccaCCCCTACTGGTGAGGCAACCAGTTTTTAAACCAGCCCCCCCAGGACTGGAGTTTACAATTCCTGATATAGTTAGTTGTTCTAGATGAGCAGTATTTATCCTAAATAGTATTCGACAAGTGTTCAGGACACCAGTAAAATACTGTGCTGTCACAACTGTGAACTTGTAATTTCATGACACCTAtaatttaatgtttattgttttattgaaacTGTTGTATTACTTATGCTAGGACCTGACTGATACATTGGTTGGCTGATAATATGAGCCCATGTTGAGGTCCTGtagattttttgatgttttttgatgTCAAATTTGCCAGTAGCCAGATGCACCAGCTGAATTTAGGTTTCAGTTAGGATGTAAATTGTTTCAGTTGAAAGTAGTGTTTAGCATTAGCGCAAATGTACAGAATTCTGGTTGCaccaataattattatttttttgcgtCATTGTTACTTTTAGACAGTagatttattattagtatttaggGTGATGCTTTTCACAGACTGAAGCCAAGAGGGCGTAGATTGGAAACACGTATGATCTTGATACCCAGTAAAGTTGCTcatgtttctctttctctgctgTATAAATACATCACTTACATACATGTCACTGTCTGTTTTAGTCTCTTATCAAAGAAATTAACTTACTCAAAGTTGTGCTTTACAGTAAGGGGATGTTCCCATAGTACCCATCTACTCTTTGTTCTGTTCTGCTGCTGGGAACTGTGATTCAGGAAGTGTTTATATGCAAATCATTCAACAGTAATCAGCTGTCACAGTACATAACGTCAGATTCTACATGCCGTGATCCGCACATACCAATTTTCTGCTGCAGTGCACTTTTGTTGTGATGAGCAGTGAAAATAAACTTGGCTTTAACTGGGACAGCGGTTgtattcttttcttcttttcataTAAGATAATAGTTCAGCACTAGAAAGCACCCTAGTCagtcatgcagtgtgtgtgtgtgtgtgtgtgtgtgtgtgtgtgttccatttTGTGTATGAGTGTAAGTGTATGGTTTTCAGCATATGTAGAACTGTCCAGTTGACTTGTTTGTGCTGCTCCAACAAAATCCTAATTTCTTAATATTCCACTTAGTTTAGAGTGCACAATAGAATTGGTTAAGAAGCATTCTTTGAGTAATGTATCAGTTCATCTTATTTACTGTACCTAGTGAAGACCACCAGTGCATTAAAAGCACAGATGCATTACATGATGTGTATATAGCCTAAAAATCTAATAATGAATATagtaataaaacttttttttattgcaaacgTGTTTGCCACATTAATAtaaaatactaggggtgtcaaagttaatgcatgcagttaatttagaatttagattttttttttaagcaaattaatGACACCactaagtttgaccccaacttctggcTCAATCTACGTTCCATTGAACCGCCCTTTTATACTCAAATTCTTATTCAAAAATTGCAACCAATGGGGCTCCTAATGGTAGAGCGGGCTAAGTGCTTCCACACAGGAGATCGGCAGATCGGCGGTCCTGTCCATGTAGCTCACCTTCGGCTACCGGagtcctgaaagagcacaattggccttgctctctctgggtgggtagatggcactctctccccacatcactccaaaggttgatgtcgatcagcacaaggcgtctgtgagctgatgtatttggtaatgctgcatcagcagcagtttcaaAAGAGGCAgtgcctgacttcacatgtatcggaggaggcatgtgttagtcttcaccctcctggtgctggggcatcactagtggtaggggaagtcctaatgagtaggttgggtaattggccgtgtaaactggaGAGAAAATTGcataaaaatttgaaaaaaaaaaaaaaaagaaattacaacCAAACTGAGATGTTTACAGTAAAAAAGTTTCTTCTATTAAATttgtcatgtatttttttatccaGTGCCCCATGTTGGCtatatctcccctcaaacatactagtattttatttgacactactaataaaaagaaaagtgcattttatatttcctacaattattcatttatttacatttaaatatccactataaaaacgtgCGTCTTGGGTAAAACAAGTGAGATTAATTgctgttaatcacagaatattgttgtgattattcagattatattttttaatcgattgacaccactataaaatacacattttatgtgAACAGCACAGATAGAGGTCATAAGTATATATCCCTCAAAAACTGAATCATGTATATTTTATACAAGAGTATAGTTCAGCCTATTCTCATTTACTGTCTACCTTGCTTTTTCAACATGTTAACTGCTGCCAATAGGAACAAACTTATATGCATCACTAATACTGCATCCAAGATAATAGGCCTACAAACTCCCAACCTATCAGATCAGAACACTAAACTCACTAGAAATAGAGCACAAATTATTGCACAGGATCCCAGCCACCCTTTAAACCCCTTTTTTATTCTGCTCCCATCAGGGCGTAGATACAGAACATTGGTATGGAAACGGGCACGCTTTGGGAAAAGCTTTGTGCCCTTTGCGATATCCACCCTAAACGAAAGTGCGCGGCGGTGAATTGTTGAACTTACTCACTTTGTTTGGAGTCTACCtgattatatatgtgtgttttggaCTGTATGTGGGGATGGTGGAGGTTGGTGGGGACGGGATGGAATGTTTGTGTTAAGTGTATTTATACATGTATCTGTGTTTCGGAGGCTATGTACTGACAGTGAAAACAAATTTCCCGTTGGGGACAATaaagactatctatctatctatctatctatctatctatctatctatctatctatctatctatcgatctatcgatctatcgatctatcgatctatctatctatcgatctatctatctatctatctatctatctatcatttctATGCACTGTACAGTTATATTAATGTGTAGGTAAAGTTTAGTTTCTCATTTTCTCACAAACTACATACAGGGCTAAAGGAGAAAACTGCCTCTGTGGAAACAAAGGAGACACCTTACAAACAAGCAGGTAAGCACACAACCACAAACAACATCACCTACAATCAACAGAACAAATCCTTATGATTTGAAATTATTGAAAATAAGGGTTAGAAATTAAATAGTCACCCAGTTAGGAAATTCTTTGGgcccttttttacttttaccttttttgctatcttacacccgccAACAGCCTTTTTTCCACACCTTGTGCCTGCAATGTTAAAATAGTGAAATAGTGGCATGTTGCTATCTTggtagtggaaaacacaggtgcgccactgactgatttgaaccctgagtacagtcaaccgtcagatgttcattcctatcttggcaacacaggtgtgtCGTGAGCTCTGTGCACGCTTTGCTTGTGTAGACCCAGCTCGTTACACACACAGATACGCTGCagcgcacaaacccaacttttacatcaacaataaacagaatacagactAAAACAGCATTacagttcatgtagcttgccatcagctaccggagccctgagagagcacaattggccttgctctctctgggtgggtagatagcgctcttaccccacattactccaaagggtgtcTGAGAGCTGATGTATTTGGACCGAGTAGTGGCGCTTACCTCTGAAGCGCTGGCTTCTTGACAAAGCTACATCCACAGCAGAACAGatgcggtggctggcttcacatgtatcagaggaggcatgtgctagtcttcaccctcctggtgtgttggggcatcactagtgatcgggggagtcctaatgagtgggttgggttattggccttgtaaattgggaagacagtgggaatttaaaaaaaaggtcTGTCTTTAAAGCTAAATTTGGCTACTTAGaagagtctaaaatataaaacatattcccatttgtttaacacattttgttaaCAACAAAATGTTAACAACAATCgcagtaaaaagaaagaaaatttcaGGTCAGCTACTGTGCTGGGCATACTTGGCCTTTATGTAATAGATGTCAGATTTGTTTCATAAACTAGGAAGGAAAAGTACCCCTGTTTGAATGGTGTGTGAAACCCTGTGTGAATTGCAAGGTGCTTTTTAATTGTACAAACAAAAATCAGTTTAGATACCCATCTGTCCATATATCTAAATAGCAGTATGTTTCCAATTGAATTATACAGACAAATTGTCACAAACAGGTTTTAGAAGTTTGTACAGTTTACAGAAATTTAGGTAAGGTAATCTGAATCATCATGAGGAGTGCTCTGATGTTCTGTTACTGTTTTTAGATACTTTAGTCAAAGAAAAAACTGAAGAACAGAGCCAGTCAGAAGCAGGACATGAAGAAGATGAAGTGCCCCAGTCTGTCCCTGTTTCTTCTGTTGACGATAAAGGCATGTTACCAGGAATTAtctttacacactctcacacagttctggcaaaaagaaaaaaaatatataacttttgttgattttaaaattatCAAACACTGTACAAGTGAACAGAAAATGAGAGGAAGAAGGAATTgctttttattaacattttttttattttgtctttgcaGCAAACATCCTTAGAACATCAGATTTTCActcatttggtcagtaaaatgtttttgtttttttttgttttttttaaataattgcaatttatttttgatatagtatacattaatatacatttCATATATATCTTCAAAAACGagtataatgttttatatttatctttCTAGATAGTTTTGCTTTTATGATCGATCACTAGcgttttattaatatactgttattctattgtttcattattttatatttatgcacAGTAGTCGCTGTATaaggggtcagcaataggtggcccgtgggccagatgtggcccacatacatgaaacatctggcccgtgatgTTGTTTGAACtgatgaatgataatgaaaaaaaaatgcttctctggcgagcttttgtttacatacctcccttgtctctctgtcgcgctcggcgtgacatTAGTTTCTGCTCATTCTCGTTTTtcccgcctgttcttgggctccctatctccttataagttttttttcccccagacgacacgggtttgatcccatgtgaggagcagtgtgtttatttatttattttttgcaattgggttcaacaaccctctgggctggagagctactagactGTAGCATTCCAtgccattacacttaattttccaaaacatcaCATGGCCTGGCCAAACTTACGTATGACCTCTGGTATATGGCAATATCATGTAGTGCCTTAAACATAATTTGTCACCAAGGTTTAAACTGCTACTTTACTTTGTTTCTTTTGCAGATTCATTAGAAACAATTGACAGCACTGGAGGTGAGCTTTCCATTAATAATGTGCAGAACAcactttttatgcttttatgaTAAGTTATGATAAGTTTACAAATTATACAGTGTaatatctaaataaaaatatatattttacttttttgtgtggttttgtgtgtTTCAGAGTTAGTTAGAGAGGCCTTACCTGAGAAAACTCTAggtaaagtatatataaaatatgtacttatttcCACACGCTAGCAACACGCTTGTAAACCTTATCTTTTCTTTGTTCCTCCAGAACTATCTGCAACAGAAAAACAAGAATCAATGCTATTTAATTCAGAAGAAATTAGTaggttattcttttttattgaagattttgaagtttgttttttcttatttgcattttctcttttaatttgtgttttagaGTTACTTCTAAAAGATTTAAACGTTTCTGTAAAATTATATTATGTtgaaatggtaaaaataaaatgttgttaACCTTTAATTATAAAGATTCCACTCCAGAGGTTACACTGGAAAGTGAAGCTTCTCCAGAGCCGATGCCTGAGCCTGAACACACAGCAGAATCTGTATCTCCACCTGAGACTACATCTAAAACATCTGAACCTGAAGCTCCCTCAGACACAATAACTGAATCTGCACCTGTCCAGGAATCTGCACCAGAAGCTACAGCAGAAACAgaaggttggtaaaaaaaaaatacagatatgcTGTAAAGCCTTTACAGATTTGTCTCTCTGAGTTACTGGAAaactttgtttctttttcttccaCAGCCAAGAAGAAGAAGCCAAAACTTTTTAATAAATTTGACAAAACAGTTAAAGCTGAAATCAATGCAGCTGAGAAACTGCGTAAAAAGGTGGGTAATACCCATTTTCTTTCCAGAAGTTACCATTTCAAAGCCACTTTCAAAACTTCAAACACATTAGAAATATACTGTAATCATACTTTGCCTTGATTCTTTAGGGAAAAGCTGAAGAAGCTCTTCGTGCCTTTGAAGCTCTTGTCCAGAAATATCCTCAAAGTCCGAGGAGCCGCTATGGCAAAGCGCAGGTAACAGTTTTATTAAGAAttattaaatggttttaaatttgTTTGTCTAAGAAGGGCCTCaaatttccttaatttttttttaaatccatcttCCAAAGATCTTAAAAATGacagacattaaatacatttcTGGTTATGTTTCCCAAATGTCATATGCAAGGTGTATAGCTAGCTAGTTACGATTATATTGTAGGCACGGAAGTGTAAATTTAATGTTTAGCACTAGACTTCTGTTTAGCACTAGACCCTAATTTTAGTGTAAGAATAGTTAAATTGTTGCTaatttatgtataaaatatttgttatataataTAGGAAATACAAACTTACTGAAAAATCTGTGAACGTAATATTGGTATTGTGTGCTGTTTGTTTGTAAGCGGTAGTAAAAAAATGTCCTAAAGTTAATTTCACCTTACCTGCAAATATCCTGATGTTGCAGGCAATGATAAAATTAACAAACACATCGAATAATAATATTGTGTCAAATAAAAGTGGAACCAGAATGGAACAATTTAGTTACAATCACTGATGTGTATGAggaaaaatcaacagtgcgccttacaCTCCGGTGCGtcgtatgtatgaattttaccggttgtaaggagcagtaaagtgaagtgcagctttataaaaaagtttcagtgaagtttctccagcaccaaggctggaacagttttagcattagccgctaacagcttAGCCTTCGTTCAGAGGTTAATCAGACTgtactcttctttttttttttttacatgtttaaacaAGTTTAACTttggatgaactgctagctaatagtgCCCTGGCTTTCCAG is a genomic window containing:
- the unm_hu7910 gene encoding uncharacterized abhydrolase domain-containing protein DDB_G0269086 isoform X6 encodes the protein MAETKADGANMANVTEPQAVPAVSKSPKKSEGHSIFSWLIVLALLGAWMSVGVVWFDLVDYSNIVGTLGGIYDADGDGDFDVDDAKVLMEFSPFESEDSVDMPRNKSPVQEKAPVTTKKKNASKAEKHKEVEKQKEDERSKEPSTREIGQKLKSALKEQLRMIHEKIEAKKIAKLALAEVRTILAREEEEKQLILAAKKAKEELEAQELKERLAKEKAAREKAELERLAKEKAEKEKAEKERIAKEKAEKEREEKERLAKEQAEKERLAKEKAEKERLAKEQAEKERLAKEKAEKERAEKERLAKEKAEKEKLAKEQAEKERLAKEKAEKERLAKEQAEKERLAKEKAEKERLAKEQAEKERLAKEKAEKERAEKERLAKEKAEKERLAKEQAEKERLAKEKAEKERLAKEQAEKERLAKEKAEKERAEKERLAKEKAEKERLAKEQAEKERLAKEKAVKERAEKERLAKEQAEKERLAKEKAEKERLAKEQAEKERLAKEKAEKERLAKEKAEKERLAKEKAEKERLAKEKAEKERAEKERLAKEQAEKERLAKEKAEKERLAKEKAEKERLAKEKAEKERLAKEKAEKERLAKEQAERERLAKEKAEKERAEKERLAKEKAEKEKAEKERLEKERLAKEKAEKEKAEKEKLEKERKEKEKAEKEKLIKEKEEKEKAERLKEKKDERNGKEEKVSTRGLLKSSIRKNKE
- the unm_hu7910 gene encoding uncharacterized abhydrolase domain-containing protein DDB_G0269086 isoform X9: MAETKADGANMANVTEPQAVPAVSKSPKKSEGHSIFSWLIVLALLGAWMSVGVVWFDLVDYSNIVGTLGGIYDADGDGDFDVDDAKVLMAEKHKEVEKQKEDERSKEPSTREIGQKLKSALKEQLRMIHEKIEAKKIAKLALAEVRTILAREEEEKQLILAAKKAKEELEAQELKERLAKEKAAREKAELERLAKEKAEKEKAEKERIAKEKAEKEREEKERLAKEQAEKERLAKEKAEKERLAKEQAEKERLAKEKAEKERAEKERLAKEKAEKEKLAKEQAEKERLAKEKAEKERLAKEQAEKERLAKEKAEKERLAKEQAEKERLAKEKAEKERAEKERLAKEKAEKERLAKEQAEKERLAKEKAEKERLAKEQAEKERLAKEKAEKERAEKERLAKEKAEKERLAKEQAEKERLAKEKAVKERAEKERLAKEQAEKERLAKEKAEKERLAKEQAEKERLAKEKAEKERLAKEKAEKERLAKEKAEKERLAKEKAEKERAEKERLAKEQAEKERLAKEKAEKERLAKEKAEKERLAKEKAEKERLAKEKAEKERLAKEQAERERLAKEKAEKERAEKERLAKEKAEKEKAEKERLEKERLAKEKAEKEKAEKEKLEKERKEKEKAEKEKLIKEKEEKEKAERLKEKKDERNGKEEKVSTRGLLKSSIRKNKE